A stretch of the Aricia agestis chromosome 15, ilAriAges1.1, whole genome shotgun sequence genome encodes the following:
- the LOC121734492 gene encoding zinc finger RNA-binding protein isoform X1, with product MMAANNYFGFTHGGTQYGAATASAAYGGQTGYAVAPAATAATYGTQRAAATGYDTAYQAAAATQAAHAHAHAAAAAASAYDASKSAYYQQAAAAYPAAPPQQPTYDTAPKAPYTAPATYAQQGGARGGGKTYGGVYTATTAAASYPTQAYSAPAAQPAKQTANRGNSAYDTALYNAATMYVAQQSKTGGGGGWKNYNKSGVGAGAARRPKPPPKAQQLHYCDVCRISCAGPQTYKEHLEGQKHKKKEAGVKLAAAGGGARAAGASALRCELCDVTCTGADAYAAHVRGIKHQKVVKLHTMLGKPIPSAEPTKLQPAKKTVAGAPKINFVASGGLSTVGSTGDKKEEEDKEEDAETETEVQPVGQDYIEEIRADDGKAVSFNCKLCDCKFNDPNAKEMHMKGRRHRLQYKKKVQPDLEVKVKPSMHQRKLAEAKAQRMLVRDELWARRRMHEGLEEEERMWWEGAEWWRHHAPLYARRPETADDRHVLAKHAAIYPPETQLQDIQRAVSAVERALKSLSDALADRARTNVAKTPQKTEDKKDEKAEGKEDGRDNQLFSFGGEGEGGENARALKGVMRVGLLAKGLLLKGDRDVRLVVLCHDRPTVTLLKRVAADLPAHLAKIKNPPGSGEEPKYKVELQPAEGAVQVSDGTVNVTVSLTSAVMREPAEGGDIKRDDKDVLPRQKCLDALAALRHAKWFQARAASLQSCVIIIRIMRDLCRRIPNWTPLNPYAMELLVSGVMQSAGGALSPGEALRRVMEAVAGGLLLDHGPGLRDPCEKDLVDALGNLPPQKREDLTASAQQFLRQIAFRQIYKVLDMEPLPKVKHPAGGSGAWKFPRKRRRSTADPEGDAPNGEGKMVKTEEKTDATEASTPAKK from the exons atgatGGCAGCAAACAATTATTTTGGGTTTACCCACGGTGGGACCCAATACGG GGCTGCAACAGCTAGTGCCGCTTACGGCGGTCAAACGGGGTACGCCGTGGCGCCGGCCGCGACCGCTGCGACGTACGGGACCCAGCGTGCCGCGGCTACGGGATACGACACCGCCTACCAGGCGGCAGCCGCCACTCAAG CGGCGCACGCTCACGCGCACGCCGCCGCTGCGGCCGCGTCCGCGTACGACGCTAGCAAGTCGGCGTACTACCAGCAGGCGGCCGCCGCGTACCCCGCCGCACCTCCGCAGCAGCCAACATACGATACCGCGCCGAAAGCGCCGTACACCGCTCCGGCTACTTATGCTCAG CagggcggcgcgcgcggcggtGGCAAGACGTACGGTGGCGTGTACACGGCGACCACGGCCGCCGCCTCCTACCCCACGCAGGCCTACAGCGCCCCGGCCGCGCAGCCCGCCAAGC AGACGGCTAACAGGGGCAACTCTGCTTATGATACAGCTCTCTACAACGCGGCTACCATGTATGTGGCGCAGCAGAGCAAAACCGGTGGCGGCGG CGGCTGGAAGAACTACAACAAGAGTGGTGtaggcgcgggcgcggcgcgcaGACCGAAGCCCCCACCGAAGGCTCAGCAGCTCCACTACTGTGACGTGTGCCGCATCTCGTGCGCTGGTCCtcag ACCTACAAGGAGCACCTCGAAGGCCAGAAACACAAGAAGAAGGAGGCGGGCGTGAAGCTAGCAGCCGCAGGGGGCGGAGCGCGCGCGGCGGGCGCGTCTGCACTGCGTTGCGAGCTGTGCGACGTCACATGCACCGGCGCGGACGCGTACGCCGCCCACGTGCGCGGCATTAAGCATCAGAAGGTCGTGAAGCTGCATACTATGCTGGGCAAGCCGATACCCTCAGCTGAGCCGACTAAGCTGCAGCCAG CCAAAAAGACGGTGGCGGGCGCACCCAAGATCAATTTCGTGGCGTCCGGTGGACTCAGCACGGTGGGGTCTACAGGAGACAAGAAGGAGGAGGAAGACAAGGAGGAGGACGCGGAGACGGAGACCGAGGTGCAGCCCGTCGGCCAGGACTACATCGAGGAGATCCGCGCCGATGACGGCAAAGCGGTCAGCTTCAACTGCAAGCTGTGCGACTGCAAGTTCAACGACCCCAACGCCAAGGAGATGCACATGAAGGGACGCAGACACAGGCTGCAGTATAAGAAGAAG GTCCAACCGGACTTGGAAGTCAAGGTGAAGCCTTCCATGCATCAGCGCAAGTTGGCCGAAGCGAAGGCCCAACGCATGCTCGTCCGCGACGAATTGTGGGCCCGCCGCCGTATGCATGAG GGTCTGGAGGAGGAGGAGCGCATGTGGTGGGAGGGGGCGGAGTGGTGGCGTCACCACGCGCCGCTGTACGCGCGCCGCCCCGAGACCGCCGACGACCGCCACGTGCTCGCCAAGCACGCCGCCATCTACCCGCCCGAGACGCAGCTGCAGGACATACAGCGAGCCGTCAGCGCCGTCGAGCGCGCTCTCAAGTCGCTCTCCGACGCACTCGCTGATCGCGCCAGG ACTAATGTCGCTAAAACGCCACAGAAAACTGAGGATAAGAAAGATGAAAAGGCTGAGGGTAAAGAAGATGGCCGTGACAACCAACT GTTCTCATTCGGCGGCGAAGGCGAGGGAGGCGAGAACGCGCGCGCTCTCAAGGGCGTGATGCGCGTCGGCCTGCTCGCCAAAGGTCTGCTGCTGAAGGGGGACCGCGACGTGCGTCTAGTGGTCCTCTGCCACGACAGACCGACCGTCACGCTGCTCAAGCGTGTCGCTGCCGACCTGCCCGCACACCTCGCTAAGATTAAG AACCCTCCGGGGTCCGGCGAAGAGCCCAAGTACAAGGTGGAGCTGCAACCCGCCGAGGGTGCTGTCCAGGTGTCGGACGGCACCGTCAACGTCACCGTCAGTCTGACGTCCGCCGTCATGCGCGAGCCCGCAG AGGGTGGCGACATAAAGCGAGACGACAAGGATGTGCTACCGCGGCAGAAGTGTTTGGACGCGTTGGCCGCCCTTCGGCACGCCAAGTGGTTCCAG GCTAGGGCGGCGAGCCTGCAGTCGTGCGTGATCATCATCCGCATCATGCGGGACCTCTGCCGCCGCATACCCAACTGGACGCCGCTCAACCCATAC GCGATGGAGCTGCTGGTGTCAGGCGTGATGCAGTCGGCGGGCGGCGCGCTGTCGCCGGGCGAGGCGCTGCGCCGCGTCATGGAGGCAGTCGCCGGCGGCCTGCTGCTCGACCACGGCCCCGGCCTGCGAGACCCTTGCGAGAAGGACCTGGTG gACGCCCTCGGAAATCTACCACCACAGAAACGTGAGGACCTCACCGCGTCCGCACAACAGTTCCTAAGACAGATTGCGTTCAGACAGATTTACAag